In Pantoea cypripedii, the following proteins share a genomic window:
- a CDS encoding ATP-dependent helicase codes for MSDAALSHFLPATQQWFRVAFRAPTPVQAEAWQAIASGKNCLVIAPTGSGKTLAAFLHAIDALFRERSQAASVERSHKTRILYISPVKALAADVQRNLQMPLAGVEAQRRQQGEPEIALAVGMRSGDTRSAERAQLQRRPPDILITTPESLFLLLTSKARETLQGISTVIVDEVHAVAGSKRGSHLALSLERLDALLAQPAQRIGLSATVRPPEVVARFLGGAGETLVVNPDAKRPLQLTITVPVADMTDIQQRPDARAAQDATLAAGSIWPHIEAGILDEVLRHRATLVFTNSRGLAEKLTARLNELYARRRGEQPTEPEESFGYGSFTGGTEKRVQTPDTFIARSHHGSVSKEQRLEIETALKAGKLRCVVATSSLELGIDMGDIDLVMQVGAPLSVASALQRVGRAGHQVGGTPKGIFWPRTRRDLVDTAVTVDAMLAGKLDAIAPPHNPLDVLAQHTVAAAAMDTLQVDGWFEQVRRADPFRTLPRSAFDAVLDMLAGRYPSDEFANLRPRIIWDRHNHTLSGRPGAQHLAVTSGGTIPDRGMFSVMLPEGEEQAGARRVGELDEEMVYESRVNDIITLGATSWRIQQITHDQVVVVPAPGRSARLPFWHGEGVGRSAALGEAIGRYLRAIDQGASPGDTLDEYARHNIQTLIAEQHQATGTLPTDRSLLIERCRDETGDWRVILHSPYGQRVHAPWALAVAERISRIMGLDPAVVASDDGIVARFPDSEGRVPGAEMFLFAPDELQRVVTQSVGQSALFAARFRECAARALLLPRRNPGKRSPLWQQRLRAGQLLEVARQFDDFPILIETARECLQDVYDLPALHHLMLRLQQGEIQLVEVSTDSPSPFAAPLMFGYVAEFMYASDAPQAEKRASMLALDSKLLSDLLGQVDMRELLAPEVVARVEQELQRTLPDYHASSREALVDLLREIGPLSTTELALRYSGEEALHAGLTALQQAQRIFPVNMAGDTRWAVTEDAARLRDALGSSVPDTLPAVLLQPVARPLYDLISRFARTHALFTASQMARHFGLGRVVADDALEVLRQQDKVLKGDFAAADTDEPQWVAESVFRRLRIRSLQAAREATKPVNQAVYVTLLLERQGVLSDAAARQAQGALSGSNGVLRVIEQLAGVALPAALWESQIFPVRVRDYQPAMLDELLSSGEVIWSGQRAQGASEGLVSLHLNDYAAETLPAPDEGKTVALTPLQQSILTLLQDGSGWFVRQLLPHLADETADSSLVYEAMWDLAWRGYLTTDTWSALRTLSSQSSTPRSRPSRPRRGRISYSTPAARISTGPGLNSMAGRWSLVMRPPLADTERALALTENMLDRFGVISRGAAIAEQVPGGFPALQPLLRGLEDAGRLLRGRFVAGMGAAQFADHTAIDRLRQLASSQHSGASPVALAVLDPANPFGVQLPWPQSLTGNRPTRRNGALVVMVRGEVLLYLPQGGKELMTFTAKTTGDEMHAAVLALGTALKREKHLNFTLERIDDLPAGQSPLLPALKEAGFSRVPRGYSWYG; via the coding sequence ATGTCAGATGCAGCGCTCAGTCATTTCTTACCCGCGACACAGCAATGGTTTCGTGTTGCGTTTCGGGCCCCGACACCGGTCCAGGCCGAAGCATGGCAGGCCATTGCCAGCGGGAAAAACTGTCTGGTGATCGCCCCTACCGGCTCCGGTAAGACGCTGGCGGCTTTTCTGCATGCGATTGATGCCTTGTTCCGTGAACGCAGCCAGGCAGCATCCGTCGAACGCAGCCACAAAACCCGCATCCTGTATATCTCCCCGGTTAAAGCGCTGGCCGCTGATGTCCAGCGCAATCTGCAAATGCCGTTGGCGGGCGTTGAAGCACAGCGCCGTCAGCAAGGCGAGCCGGAGATCGCGCTGGCGGTGGGGATGCGCTCCGGTGACACGCGCAGTGCTGAGCGGGCGCAGCTGCAACGACGTCCACCCGATATCCTGATTACCACGCCGGAATCGCTGTTTTTGCTGCTGACCTCCAAAGCACGCGAAACGCTACAGGGCATCTCAACGGTGATCGTCGATGAAGTCCATGCGGTGGCGGGCAGCAAGCGCGGCTCTCATCTGGCGCTCAGTCTGGAGCGACTCGATGCACTGCTGGCCCAGCCAGCCCAACGCATCGGTCTGTCAGCAACGGTACGCCCACCCGAGGTGGTGGCACGTTTCCTTGGCGGTGCGGGTGAAACGCTGGTGGTCAACCCCGACGCAAAGCGTCCCCTGCAACTGACCATCACCGTCCCGGTTGCCGATATGACCGATATTCAGCAGCGTCCCGATGCGCGCGCTGCTCAGGATGCGACCCTGGCTGCCGGATCGATCTGGCCGCATATCGAAGCCGGTATCCTCGACGAAGTGCTGCGCCATCGGGCCACGCTGGTGTTTACTAATTCACGCGGTCTGGCGGAGAAACTCACCGCACGCCTCAACGAACTCTACGCGCGGCGGCGGGGAGAACAACCAACAGAACCGGAAGAATCCTTCGGCTACGGCTCCTTCACCGGTGGCACCGAAAAACGGGTGCAAACGCCCGATACCTTTATCGCCCGCTCGCATCATGGCTCAGTGTCGAAAGAACAACGGCTGGAGATTGAAACCGCCCTCAAGGCGGGAAAACTGCGCTGCGTGGTGGCAACATCGAGCCTGGAACTGGGCATTGATATGGGTGATATCGACCTGGTGATGCAGGTCGGGGCACCGTTGTCGGTCGCCAGTGCGCTGCAACGCGTGGGTCGTGCCGGGCACCAGGTTGGCGGCACCCCTAAGGGTATTTTCTGGCCGCGCACGCGCCGGGACCTGGTGGATACCGCGGTGACGGTGGATGCCATGCTGGCCGGAAAGCTGGATGCCATCGCTCCGCCACACAACCCGTTGGATGTGCTGGCACAACATACGGTGGCGGCCGCCGCGATGGATACTTTGCAGGTTGATGGCTGGTTTGAGCAGGTCCGGCGTGCCGACCCTTTCCGCACTCTGCCACGTAGCGCCTTTGATGCGGTGCTGGATATGCTGGCCGGACGCTATCCCTCCGACGAATTCGCCAATTTACGCCCGCGCATCATCTGGGACCGCCACAACCACACCCTCAGTGGCCGTCCGGGCGCGCAGCATCTGGCGGTGACCAGCGGCGGGACCATCCCGGATCGCGGTATGTTCAGCGTCATGCTGCCTGAAGGGGAAGAACAGGCGGGCGCGCGACGCGTGGGCGAGCTGGATGAGGAGATGGTGTACGAATCGCGGGTCAATGACATCATCACCCTCGGTGCCACTTCCTGGCGCATTCAGCAAATTACGCATGATCAGGTAGTGGTAGTACCAGCCCCCGGACGTTCGGCGCGTCTGCCCTTCTGGCATGGCGAGGGGGTTGGCCGCTCTGCGGCACTCGGTGAAGCGATTGGGCGCTATCTGCGCGCCATTGATCAGGGTGCTTCCCCAGGCGACACCCTGGATGAATATGCACGCCATAATATTCAGACGCTGATTGCCGAACAACACCAGGCCACCGGCACCTTGCCAACCGATCGCAGCTTACTGATTGAACGCTGCCGCGATGAAACCGGCGACTGGCGCGTGATTTTGCATTCGCCTTACGGCCAGCGCGTGCATGCTCCCTGGGCACTGGCGGTGGCAGAACGCATCAGCCGGATCATGGGTCTCGATCCTGCCGTGGTCGCCAGCGATGATGGCATTGTGGCGCGTTTTCCGGACAGTGAAGGCCGAGTCCCCGGCGCTGAAATGTTCCTGTTTGCGCCTGATGAGCTACAACGGGTGGTGACCCAATCCGTCGGCCAGTCGGCGCTGTTTGCTGCCCGGTTTCGCGAATGTGCGGCGCGTGCGCTGCTGTTACCACGCCGCAATCCCGGTAAACGTTCGCCCCTCTGGCAGCAACGTTTACGTGCCGGGCAGTTACTGGAAGTTGCCCGCCAGTTTGATGATTTTCCCATCCTGATTGAAACCGCTCGCGAATGTTTACAGGATGTCTACGACTTACCCGCCTTGCATCATCTGATGTTGCGTCTGCAACAGGGAGAGATTCAGCTGGTGGAGGTCAGTACCGATTCGCCCTCACCGTTTGCCGCCCCGCTGATGTTTGGTTACGTAGCTGAGTTTATGTATGCCAGCGATGCTCCCCAGGCAGAGAAACGCGCCTCCATGCTGGCGCTGGACAGCAAACTATTAAGTGACCTGCTGGGCCAGGTCGATATGCGCGAACTGCTGGCTCCCGAGGTGGTCGCCCGCGTGGAGCAGGAATTACAACGCACGCTGCCTGATTATCACGCCAGCAGTCGCGAAGCACTGGTGGATTTGTTGCGTGAAATCGGCCCCCTTTCGACTACGGAACTGGCGCTACGCTACAGCGGCGAAGAAGCACTGCATGCCGGTTTAACGGCGCTACAGCAGGCGCAACGGATTTTCCCGGTCAACATGGCCGGTGACACGCGCTGGGCGGTGACTGAGGATGCCGCGCGGCTGCGCGATGCATTGGGAAGCAGCGTGCCCGATACCCTACCCGCCGTGCTGCTCCAGCCGGTAGCGCGTCCGTTATACGACCTGATTAGCCGCTTCGCCCGGACCCATGCGCTGTTTACGGCGTCACAAATGGCCCGGCATTTCGGGCTGGGGCGCGTCGTCGCCGACGATGCGCTGGAGGTGCTGCGCCAGCAGGACAAGGTGCTGAAAGGCGACTTTGCCGCAGCCGACACCGACGAACCGCAATGGGTGGCGGAATCCGTATTCCGTCGCCTGCGCATCCGTTCGTTGCAGGCGGCGCGCGAAGCCACTAAACCGGTGAATCAGGCGGTTTATGTCACCCTGTTGCTGGAGCGTCAGGGCGTATTGAGCGATGCTGCGGCCCGTCAGGCCCAGGGCGCATTGAGTGGCAGCAACGGCGTGCTGCGGGTGATCGAACAACTGGCGGGGGTCGCATTGCCCGCTGCGCTGTGGGAATCACAAATTTTTCCTGTCCGGGTGCGTGATTACCAGCCCGCGATGCTGGATGAACTGCTCTCCAGCGGTGAGGTAATCTGGAGCGGACAACGCGCTCAGGGGGCCAGTGAGGGGTTGGTGTCATTGCATTTAAATGACTACGCCGCTGAAACGCTTCCTGCACCAGACGAGGGAAAAACCGTGGCACTGACACCGCTACAACAATCGATCCTGACGCTGTTGCAGGACGGCAGCGGCTGGTTTGTGCGTCAGTTACTGCCGCATCTGGCAGATGAAACCGCTGATTCCTCATTGGTTTACGAAGCGATGTGGGATCTGGCCTGGCGCGGTTATCTCACCACCGACACCTGGTCAGCACTGCGCACCCTGAGCAGCCAGAGCAGCACACCGCGTTCCCGTCCCAGCCGCCCCCGGCGCGGACGCATCAGCTATAGCACGCCCGCTGCCCGTATCAGCACCGGCCCTGGCCTCAACAGCATGGCGGGCCGCTGGTCGCTGGTTATGCGTCCGCCCCTTGCCGATACCGAGCGCGCGCTGGCGCTGACAGAAAATATGCTGGACCGCTTTGGCGTCATCAGCCGTGGTGCAGCCATCGCAGAACAGGTGCCCGGCGGGTTCCCGGCGTTACAACCGCTGCTGCGTGGCCTGGAAGATGCCGGACGACTGTTACGCGGGCGGTTTGTTGCCGGGATGGGTGCCGCGCAGTTTGCTGACCATACGGCGATTGACCGCCTGCGCCAGCTCGCCAGCAGTCAGCACAGCGGCGCCAGTCCGGTCGCCCTTGCGGTACTTGATCCCGCCAATCCCTTTGGTGTGCAACTTCCCTGGCCGCAAAGCCTGACAGGCAATCGCCCCACACGCCGCAATGGCGCACTGGTGGTGATGGTGCGTGGCGAGGTCCTGCTTTATCTGCCGCAGGGTGGCAAAGAATTGATGACATTCACCGCCAAAACTACCGGTGATGAAATGCATGCGGCAGTGCTGGCGCTGGGCACGGCACTCAAGCGCGAGAAGCATCTTAACTTTACCCTGGAACGTATCGACGACCTTCCCGCCGGGCAATCACCGCTGCTGCCAGCACTGAAAGAAGCCGGGTTTTCCCGCGTACCGCGCGGCTATAGCTGGTACGGCTAG
- a CDS encoding YbhB/YbcL family Raf kinase inhibitor-like protein, which yields MVMLKRALLLALFPASVLAAPIFTLQSSDFTDNAMLEKAFAGNAQGNPSCTGDNVSPALSWSNAPTGTRSFALMITDPVGGKGLGVTHLVAYNIAADRTSFAQGELAKGTGYTGGKNSPGTTRYYGPCPPVGSGVHHYNFVLVATDLPPDQLPAGLTHDALVTKLKGHALGAATLVGRFTNDH from the coding sequence ATGGTTATGTTGAAGCGCGCGCTGCTGCTGGCGCTATTTCCGGCCTCAGTGCTGGCCGCCCCGATTTTTACCCTGCAATCATCCGATTTTACCGACAACGCGATGCTGGAAAAGGCGTTTGCCGGTAACGCGCAAGGCAATCCTTCCTGTACCGGTGACAATGTTTCCCCGGCCCTGAGCTGGTCCAATGCGCCCACCGGGACACGCAGTTTCGCCCTGATGATCACCGATCCGGTGGGAGGAAAGGGGCTGGGCGTCACGCATCTGGTGGCCTATAACATCGCCGCCGATCGCACGTCCTTTGCCCAGGGGGAACTGGCAAAAGGTACCGGTTATACCGGGGGCAAGAACTCTCCCGGCACCACCCGCTATTACGGCCCGTGTCCGCCGGTGGGAAGCGGCGTGCATCACTACAACTTTGTGCTGGTTGCTACCGATTTACCGCCTGACCAGTTACCGGCGGGGTTAACCCATGATGCGCTGGTGACGAAATTAAAAGGCCATGCCCTGGGTGCCGCCACCCTCGTCGGACGTTTTACTAACGATCACTAG
- a CDS encoding DUF6088 family protein, with amino-acid sequence MSITSIVQNEIAHFEPGKLFTYRDIPTYRLSPDSTIKTMGKLVKAGEVRRFSKGNFYRPKQGIFGELRPSDSEKIKNLLYKNGKLAGYVTGLSLYNRLGLTTQVPGTVTIATEKARQVKNFGNMVVRMVPARAPVSAKNLPALEFLDALADIRFIPDATPSESLRKLMVILQARDRVALKKLIELALDYYAPSTKALLGLALDITGVADSLRLYESMNVTTRYKIGIDEWPLATKKWNIE; translated from the coding sequence ATGAGTATTACGTCGATTGTGCAAAACGAGATCGCCCATTTTGAACCCGGCAAGTTATTCACTTACCGGGATATTCCGACTTATCGCCTGTCACCAGACAGCACGATAAAGACGATGGGTAAGCTGGTTAAAGCAGGAGAGGTCCGTCGATTTTCCAAAGGCAATTTCTATCGTCCTAAACAGGGTATCTTCGGTGAACTCCGGCCATCTGATAGCGAAAAGATCAAAAACCTGTTGTACAAAAATGGCAAACTGGCAGGGTATGTCACAGGTTTAAGTCTCTATAATCGACTCGGCCTGACCACTCAGGTTCCTGGCACGGTAACCATTGCGACTGAGAAAGCCAGACAGGTTAAAAATTTCGGTAATATGGTGGTCAGGATGGTACCCGCGCGTGCGCCTGTCAGCGCGAAAAACCTGCCTGCACTTGAATTTCTTGATGCGTTAGCCGATATCCGCTTCATCCCGGATGCGACCCCCTCAGAATCGCTACGAAAATTGATGGTGATATTGCAAGCCCGTGACCGGGTGGCGCTAAAAAAGCTGATTGAGCTGGCGCTTGACTACTACGCACCATCGACTAAAGCCCTGCTTGGTCTGGCACTGGATATCACGGGCGTTGCCGATAGTTTACGTCTCTATGAGTCGATGAATGTCACGACCCGCTATAAAATCGGCATTGATGAATGGCCGTTAGCCACGAAGAAATGGAATATTGAATGA
- a CDS encoding nucleotidyl transferase AbiEii/AbiGii toxin family protein: MNLHEDRDVWLELVHITADHFAIPAVYVEKDYWVTWVLRNLSLSAFRDRLIFKGGTSLSKAHRLIHRFSEDIDLAVHVTGMSGSQVKQLIRDAEITITEGLSYIPNHPAESKHGSFRKTWHNYPRIIAGDFAQASPQLLLEINAFTTPEPFSPMPIKTLIAEALFHMGHATSAERYGLGEFTVNVLNIERTVAEKIMGLVRASREKAPDIALKSRIRHIDAQSGSQATHLV, encoded by the coding sequence ATGAATTTACATGAAGACAGGGACGTTTGGCTGGAACTGGTGCATATCACCGCCGATCACTTCGCGATACCGGCGGTGTATGTCGAAAAGGATTACTGGGTGACCTGGGTGCTACGTAACCTTAGCCTTTCAGCCTTCCGGGACAGATTGATCTTTAAGGGCGGGACGTCGCTGTCAAAGGCGCATAGGCTTATTCACCGCTTTTCTGAAGATATCGATCTTGCGGTGCATGTGACGGGGATGTCAGGCAGCCAGGTGAAACAATTAATCCGGGATGCTGAGATCACCATTACCGAGGGGTTAAGTTATATCCCCAATCATCCGGCAGAATCAAAACATGGTTCTTTTCGTAAGACGTGGCATAACTATCCACGCATTATAGCGGGCGATTTTGCGCAGGCTTCTCCTCAGTTATTGCTGGAAATTAATGCCTTCACCACACCAGAACCTTTTTCACCCATGCCGATAAAGACGCTGATTGCTGAGGCACTTTTCCACATGGGACATGCTACGAGCGCAGAACGCTATGGGTTGGGTGAGTTCACGGTCAATGTATTAAATATTGAAAGAACGGTGGCAGAGAAAATCATGGGACTGGTTCGTGCTTCCCGCGAGAAGGCACCTGATATTGCCCTGAAATCCCGCATCCGTCATATTGATGCTCAGAGCGGTTCACAAGCAACTCACCTTGTTTAA
- a CDS encoding IclR family transcriptional regulator: MVVKVDKAKEEKSDKPLGTQSLFRGLQLIELLSNYPNGCPLAHLSELSGMNKSTVHRLLQGLHSSGYVTQAPSPGSYRLTTKFISVGQKALSSLNIIHVAAPHLEKLNLEVGETVNFSSREDDHVILIYKLEPTTGMMRTRAYIGQHMPLYCSAMGKIFMAWGSEDYLPEYWQSHQDSIQQLTKNTITTLPEMMEELKNIRQQQTAMDREENELGVSCIAAPVFDIQQRVPYAVSISLPTAKMQQIGVKKLMGPVVATARAISEELGYNT, from the coding sequence ATGGTGGTTAAAGTGGATAAAGCAAAGGAAGAAAAGAGTGACAAGCCGTTGGGGACGCAGAGCCTGTTTCGTGGATTGCAACTGATTGAACTGTTAAGCAATTACCCCAACGGATGCCCGCTGGCCCATCTTTCCGAGCTGTCCGGCATGAACAAGAGTACCGTGCACCGCCTGTTGCAGGGGTTACACAGCAGTGGTTATGTCACCCAGGCCCCTTCGCCCGGCAGCTATCGCTTAACCACCAAATTTATTTCAGTCGGGCAGAAGGCGCTCTCCTCACTCAACATCATCCATGTTGCGGCCCCGCATCTGGAAAAACTGAACTTAGAAGTGGGAGAAACGGTCAATTTCTCCAGCCGCGAAGATGACCATGTGATCCTGATTTATAAGCTGGAACCCACCACCGGGATGATGCGCACCCGCGCCTATATCGGCCAGCATATGCCGCTGTACTGCTCGGCGATGGGCAAGATTTTTATGGCCTGGGGCAGCGAAGATTATCTGCCCGAATACTGGCAAAGCCATCAGGACAGCATCCAGCAACTGACGAAAAACACCATCACCACGCTGCCGGAAATGATGGAAGAGCTGAAAAACATCCGCCAGCAACAAACGGCGATGGATCGTGAAGAGAATGAACTGGGCGTGTCATGCATTGCCGCCCCGGTGTTCGATATCCAGCAACGCGTGCCTTACGCGGTATCGATATCGTTACCCACCGCCAAGATGCAACAGATCGGGGTGAAAAAGCTGATGGGGCCAGTGGTCGCCACCGCCCGCGCCATTTCTGAAGAACTGGGATACAACACCTGA
- a CDS encoding sugar ABC transporter ATP-binding protein, which produces MQHSPGTPVLTLSHITKRFGGNPAVNDVSLAVYPGEVVALLGENGAGKSTLIKVLAGVYNRDEGDIRFHDTSIGSAASLKTATHQPIAFIHQDLGLIEWMTVAENMALVMGFTRRLGLIDWRAVRERSRAALEEVGIVLDPDARVFELSRTEKSLLAIARAVAVNAEVLVLDEPTASLPANDVRHLFDVINRLKSRKVGMIYVTHRLDEVIEISDRICVMRDGKHVAEGNTADYQLHDLVEMIVGEALEGNQRQPLPEAQKPVLVLDQLCIDEVGPVSFSLQPGEMLALAGLRGAGQEEIGRLLFGLRQATAGSIHFRDQPYQPQTPQQAMAAGVSLVAGDRTGESLVMSMSVRENLFLNPCASGHRLLSRYGRRAEIGASWWKVQLFDVRPKDVNLDISALSGGNQQKVVMARWMHLNAPLLILEDPTAGVDVGAREEIYHLLNKALADGIAVLVISNDLEEIAHICNRALVFNRGQVVGELKNEQVTFAGLLELASASSAAPLTTV; this is translated from the coding sequence ATGCAGCATAGCCCGGGAACACCGGTTCTTACTCTGAGCCATATCACCAAACGCTTTGGCGGCAATCCCGCCGTGAATGATGTCAGCCTGGCGGTTTATCCCGGCGAAGTCGTTGCCCTGCTGGGAGAAAACGGCGCCGGAAAATCCACCCTGATTAAAGTGCTGGCCGGTGTCTACAACCGTGATGAGGGAGATATCCGTTTTCACGATACCAGTATCGGCTCTGCCGCCAGCCTGAAAACGGCGACGCACCAGCCGATTGCGTTTATTCATCAGGATCTCGGTCTGATCGAATGGATGACGGTGGCGGAAAATATGGCGCTGGTGATGGGGTTTACCCGTCGTCTGGGGCTGATTGACTGGCGTGCCGTACGTGAACGTTCACGGGCCGCGCTGGAGGAAGTGGGCATCGTACTGGACCCGGATGCCCGCGTGTTCGAACTGTCGCGTACCGAAAAGTCACTGCTGGCGATTGCGCGTGCCGTGGCGGTCAATGCGGAAGTGCTGGTGCTCGATGAACCGACCGCCTCGTTACCTGCCAATGATGTGCGCCATCTGTTTGACGTGATTAACCGGCTGAAAAGCCGCAAGGTCGGCATGATCTACGTGACTCACCGCCTCGATGAAGTGATCGAAATTTCCGACCGTATCTGCGTGATGCGCGATGGCAAACATGTGGCGGAAGGCAACACCGCTGACTATCAACTGCATGATCTGGTGGAGATGATTGTCGGTGAAGCGCTGGAGGGCAACCAGCGGCAGCCGTTACCTGAGGCGCAAAAACCGGTGCTGGTGCTGGACCAACTGTGTATTGATGAAGTGGGGCCGGTCAGCTTCAGCCTGCAACCCGGCGAAATGCTGGCGCTGGCAGGTTTACGCGGAGCCGGGCAGGAGGAGATTGGCCGCCTGCTGTTTGGTTTGCGTCAGGCCACCGCAGGCAGCATCCACTTTCGCGATCAACCCTATCAGCCACAAACCCCGCAGCAGGCAATGGCGGCTGGCGTATCGCTGGTGGCAGGCGACCGTACCGGCGAAAGCCTGGTGATGTCGATGAGTGTGCGTGAAAACCTGTTTCTTAATCCCTGCGCCAGTGGCCATCGGCTGCTGTCACGCTACGGACGTCGCGCCGAAATCGGGGCCAGCTGGTGGAAGGTGCAGCTGTTCGATGTGCGGCCTAAAGACGTCAACCTGGATATCAGCGCCTTGTCCGGCGGCAATCAGCAGAAAGTGGTGATGGCGCGCTGGATGCACCTCAACGCCCCGTTATTGATTCTGGAAGATCCGACCGCTGGTGTGGATGTCGGTGCGCGGGAAGAGATCTATCACCTGCTAAATAAGGCGCTGGCTGATGGCATCGCGGTGCTGGTGATTTCCAATGACCTCGAAGAGATCGCCCATATCTGCAACCGCGCACTGGTGTTTAACCGTGGCCAGGTGGTGGGCGAATTAAAAAATGAACAGGTGACCTTTGCCGGTTTGCTGGAGCTGGCCTCTGCCAGCAGCGCTGCCCCATTAACCACCGTCTGA
- a CDS encoding ABC transporter permease, translating into MSKTSVKSTALEQRVNLAQHGFAPWSMQIMTRYGLLLLCVLLTLLFSVLSPSFATMLTLQAILASKAKIALLALAATLPMIVGKIDLNVGFGIVLWHILAITLQVEYGFSWQMAVLTVLAISALYGLLNGILVALADIDSFVATLGSGTVLYAVALWHSGGRQIVGDLPDAFSALHHTELFGIPIGAFYVLAVAIVLWLITEHTPLGRCMYAVGGNPTAARLNGIAVNKYIIGTFIASSVLTGFSGVLIAAEQGVGQASVGMDYLLPALVGAFLGSTTIRPGRVNVWGTVVGIAILAIGIAGIQQFGGDFWVEPLFNGATLLLSITLAGYAQRRRMLNQKAVVRSQSAPASAPDHKQKTITPGNSL; encoded by the coding sequence ATGTCGAAAACATCCGTAAAATCCACCGCGCTGGAGCAGCGGGTAAACCTGGCTCAGCATGGCTTTGCCCCCTGGTCGATGCAGATTATGACGCGCTATGGCCTGCTGTTGCTGTGCGTGCTGCTGACCCTGCTATTTTCCGTGCTGTCACCGTCGTTCGCCACCATGCTGACCTTACAGGCGATTCTTGCCAGTAAAGCCAAAATTGCCTTACTGGCACTGGCTGCCACGCTGCCGATGATCGTCGGCAAGATCGACCTTAACGTCGGTTTCGGCATTGTGCTGTGGCACATCCTCGCCATCACCTTACAGGTGGAATATGGCTTCTCGTGGCAGATGGCGGTGCTGACGGTGCTGGCGATCTCGGCGTTGTATGGCCTGCTTAACGGCATTCTGGTGGCGTTAGCGGATATCGATAGCTTTGTCGCTACCCTCGGTTCCGGCACCGTACTGTACGCGGTGGCGTTGTGGCACTCCGGTGGACGCCAGATTGTTGGCGATCTGCCCGATGCTTTCAGCGCGCTGCACCATACCGAGCTGTTCGGTATCCCGATTGGCGCGTTCTATGTGCTGGCTGTGGCAATCGTGCTGTGGCTGATCACCGAACATACCCCGCTGGGTCGTTGCATGTATGCGGTCGGCGGCAATCCCACGGCGGCGCGCCTGAACGGTATCGCGGTGAACAAATACATCATCGGCACCTTTATCGCCTCCAGCGTCCTCACCGGTTTCAGTGGCGTACTGATTGCTGCCGAACAGGGTGTCGGCCAGGCCAGCGTCGGGATGGATTATCTGTTGCCTGCGCTGGTGGGGGCGTTCCTCGGCAGTACCACCATCCGTCCGGGACGGGTGAACGTCTGGGGCACCGTGGTGGGTATTGCGATTCTCGCCATCGGTATTGCCGGTATTCAGCAGTTTGGCGGTGACTTCTGGGTCGAACCGTTGTTCAACGGGGCTACGCTGCTGCTGTCGATCACCCTTGCCGGTTACGCCCAGCGTCGCCGCATGTTGAACCAAAAAGCGGTGGTGCGCAGCCAAAGCGCGCCTGCCTCTGCACCTGACCATAAACAAAAAACCATCACACCAGGGAATTCATTATGA